From Toxorhynchites rutilus septentrionalis strain SRP chromosome 2, ASM2978413v1, whole genome shotgun sequence, a single genomic window includes:
- the LOC129766492 gene encoding uncharacterized protein LOC129766492, translated as MKRECRSSGVGKEVREQSPKVMRVVDQKSAFVKNVKLAGLTLKALVDTGGRVSTIQERFAKKVGEFKPSHKVLRGFGKKEVTVSSKVCAQLQVDGIILPVELQVVPTWVQDTAIILGEDVIDQDRLVMVKRKGDVKFAWERDSESKYSDPISQKQK; from the coding sequence ATGAAGAGAGAGTGTAGGAGTTCCGGAGTAGGAAAGGAAGTTCGAGAGCAAAGTCCGAAAGTGATGCGAGTGGTGGACCAAAAAAGCGCTTTTGTCAAAAATGTAAAGTTGGCTGGTCTCACGTTGAAGGCTCTTGTAGATACTGGCGGTCGAGTGTCAACTATCCAGGAGAGATTCGCCAAGAAGGTCGGAGAATTCAAACCCAGTCACAAGGTGTTACGTggttttgggaaaaaagaagTTACGGTGTCCTCGAAAGTGTGTGCTCAGCTGCAGGTCGATGGGATTATTCTGCCGGTGGAACTTCAAGTAGTACCTACATGGGTTCAGGATACGGCGATCATCTTGGGAGAGGATGTGATTGACCAGGATAGGCTGGTAATGGTGAAGCGCAAAGGTGATGTAAAATTTGCGTGGGAGAGAGACTCGGAGTCAAAGTATTCTGATCCTATATCGCAGAAGCAGAAATAG